The Panicum virgatum strain AP13 chromosome 6K, P.virgatum_v5, whole genome shotgun sequence nucleotide sequence GCCGCAGGAGAAGCGGCCAGGCCCAGCGGCCCCGGCGCGGCCGGATCTGGCCGGctccggcgggaggcgcggcccGGATCTGGCCGGCTCCGGCGAGAGGCGCGGCCGGCTAGCCCCGGTGGCGGCAGCAGCTCGGCTCAGCCTCGGCGTGCGTCCAGGCCAGCGTGGGCAGCTCCGCCAggagacggcggccggcggcgcagcgttgagctttgttctcttttttttccccaaATATGTATATGTGAGGAAATTGATTTGGGCATGATTTGTTCGTTGTTGTGATTGATTTTGAGATTATAATTGTTATTAAATTTTTGTGCATGAATCTGGTTCCCGCTCCGAGCTCCGGAATGCGGGAGCTAGCtagcttttttttgtttgccaaaaTTTACATCGTTCCCAGTTCGAAAGGTGCCGGGACAAAAGGTTGAGACCTATTTGTCTCGGATGGCTTGTCCCGGTTGAAAATCCGGGACTAAAGGGGTTGTAAACCGGGATAAATGAGCTGTTTTGTAGTAATGGTCTTAGTCAGCTCAGCCATCATGACTCGCGCTCACGCCagctccgcccctcccccttCAGAAAGATGGGACGGCTCAACCTGCAAGGGGTCCGGATCGGATCGCCCCTGTTGCTGCCCCTCTGCCCCGTTGGAGTAAATTAAGGTTCACGGATTGACCCGCACCTCACGTCACAAAAATCCAACTGCCCCACGGGGCACCTAGGGTCGCACCAGACCACGGGAACAATAACCGGCGAGCTTATCATGGGCGCTTGTGGTCAGGCAAACGGCTGCAGGCCTGCTGGCACAATAAATGTACTACACGACACCATAGCAGGGCACATTAACATATTCAGAAACCAAGCATTCAGAGACAGATACGACACATTCCCAATCAGGTACTGGCGCAAGTGAGATTTTGAATCCCATGACGCAAGTGACAGATAACTCCATGCATAACGATGTTTAACAAGATAGGTAAGTTCAGATAAGGCACTGTAATGCCACACAAGCACTTGGAATTCAAGTTCCACAAAGCAGATTAAGATAGACTAAAAACAAAACGTCTAGAATGGCATTCCTGCTGTAGAGTCTGGGAACCTTAAGTGACGGCCTCAAGGAAAGCCTTCCCAGGAGATCGCTTCTCAAGCCGGCCATGGTTGCCAAGCAACTGCacaaaggtaaaaaaaaaacaaagaaatcaGATTACTTGCACTGGCAGACACATAAAGCCATAAAAGCTTAGTAAATTGGTAACTATCCTGTCTAAAATACCAGACACACTTTCTGCATATTATTAAATCATTCAAAATGACCCCTTCCATATCAAAATTAAGATCAACATTATATATGTTTGCTTGAACTGCTGATGCACCCATGGAGAGTAATGTTGGCAACAAGGCATCGCCATAACAGGGTAGTAAGGTAATAATGAAATTTCAAGATAATATTTGAGCGAATTGGCCGGTCATATTGTCAAGCTTTGTTCATAAAAGCTAAATTAATATTGGCCTGGCCATAACCATATAACATTAAATTTCATGCTCATACACGTAAAAGAAACTGTTAGTAACTTGCATATCTTGCTGCCTGGTAGTTTCTATCTATATGAAAGAAACCGTTAGTGACTGCATATCTTGCTGCCTGGTAGTTTTGCTAGACAATCAAAATAGCACCTCATAATGAACATATGAACAATATGTATTCAGCTGAAATAAAACCTCCCAATAAGGATTTAACGACCAACGGCTTGTAATTTTAGGTCTTTAGTCCTTTCTATGAAATGATGATATCTAGTAAGTGTGCATACCTCAGAGAACCCAGGTCCAACCACATGGTCTGTGTACCAGCAGAACATTCCTCCCTGAATATCCAGGCCCAAATTGTGAGAAACAAACATATATACACATGGCCGCCAGACCTCTGGGCATTTTAGTGTTGTCCCCATAGACTGAATCGCTTTGTAGAACTTTTTATGAAACTGAATTCACCAAGATCTTAAGTACATTACTCTCCATGGGTGCATCAGCAGTTCAAGCAAACAGAAATGTTGGTCAGACACACATGGGTGCATCAGCAGTTCAAGCAAACAGAAAATATCAAAATTAAATGTACCTCACCTGTAAGACCATACTTCTGTAGAAAAGAGAGTGTATCTGCAACATCCAAGCCATACCTGCCAGAGAAACAATGATCAGTACTTTTGAAGCTGTAGATATTTTGCAAATCAATTTATGAGTAACAATGTTACTGGTGTTACTAACTGAACTCTAATTAGAAATTCTCTAACACAATCAGAGTTTAcagaagtatatatatatatagaagtatatatatatatatatatatatatatatatatatatatatatatatatatatatatatatattttgatAGGTTTACAGAAGTATATTTCATACTACACAATCACAGCTTTCCAGACTGAAATTAAATTATAATGCAAAATTTGCTGCTAGACATCATTAAAACGTAGCTTT carries:
- the LOC120711811 gene encoding uncharacterized protein LOC120711811 isoform X1 is translated as MLGMSKAMMELRWGGNACGVRIPLVVLVSCGQFLLCSLPSSPPLVQPWRCALPCLFSRSVPVLHRDAGGLLHGAAPPAQVNCKDMNLGMAWMLQIHSLFYRSMVLQFHKKFYKAIQSMGTTLKCPEVWRPCVYMFVSHNLGLDIQGGMFCWYTDHVVGPGFSELLGNHGRLEKRSPGKAFLEAVT
- the LOC120711811 gene encoding uncharacterized protein LOC120711811 isoform X2 yields the protein MLAVSGFRWLSWSVPVLHRDAGGLLHGAAPPAQVNCKDMNLGMAWMLQIHSLFYRSMVLQFHKKFYKAIQSMGTTLKCPEVWRPCVYMFVSHNLGLDIQGGMFCWYTDHVVGPGFSELLGNHGRLEKRSPGKAFLEAVT